Genomic DNA from Carnobacteriaceae bacterium zg-C25:
CGAATTAATCGTGCCGTATTCATCCATGAAAAACAGCCGATAACAATAATAATGGTATTTAATCCCGGTTTTAAAAACACACTCAATACAATGACTAAAATTAACCATGGAATAGATGATAAAACGTCTAAAAAGCGCATTAATAACGTATCAACAATACCGCCAAAATAACCCGACACCATACCAATAATGGCACCAATTGTAGTTGCCGTTATCATCGATAACACACCGACTAATAAAGAAACTCGCCCACCATGTAAAACACGAATAAAATAATCACGTCCAACTTCATCTGTACCAAATAAATGGAGTAAACTTGGACCTTTTGACATTTGCGTAACATCCGTTTTTGTAGGGTCAATTGGAATGAGAGGTGCAATTAACGAAATCACAATTAATAAAGCAACAAAGATAAAGGAAAACACATACACTTTTGATCCTTTTATCGTTTGAAAAAATCGTTTCATCCTTATCTCCCTTCCTTACGAATACGTGGGTCTACCACATAATATAAAATATCCGCCAACAAATTACCTAAAATGACTAATGTTGATGAAAGCAACATCACTGCCATAAT
This window encodes:
- a CDS encoding ABC transporter permease, with the protein product MKRFFQTIKGSKVYVFSFIFVALLIVISLIAPLIPIDPTKTDVTQMSKGPSLLHLFGTDEVGRDYFIRVLHGGRVSLLVGVLSMITATTIGAIIGMVSGYFGGIVDTLLMRFLDVLSSIPWLILVIVLSVFLKPGLNTIIIVIGCFSWMNTARLIRAETLSAKEREYVKYAQFIKRSPVAIMKNHIFPFVLPTMLVAATTSLSNAIMTESALSFLGMGIQQPMSSWGSLLQTAQSSLQRAPYMAIIPGVFIALTIYAMNNLGEALKETLQEG